One part of the Streptomyces lienomycini genome encodes these proteins:
- a CDS encoding M1 family metallopeptidase — MLHTPHSPTPRTRARARRRLRAAALLASAVSVCLVAASAPPAPLGVGDRLFPHLGNPGYDVAAYDLSFTYSGDNSKPLKAVTTIEARTTADLDRVNLDFAHGRVDSVDVDGEPAGFTTAGEDLVVTPEDALDEGEWTRITVRHTSDPVYPEDRQGGWVRTADGLAMANQADVAHLVFPCNDHPSDKARFTFHVTAPDGLTAVANGLPTDVDRTGGTTTWTYRSPHPMATELAQVSIGRSTVLHRTGPHGLPLRDVVPTKHRTALEPWLKKTPEQIAWMEKKVGRYPFETYGLLMADATTGFELETQTLSLFERELFTEPAYPQWYVEAIMVHELAHQWFGDSVSPATWSDLWLNEGHATWYEALYAEETAEKPMAARMKAAYGASDRWRTAGGPPAAPKPPKNGSKTGIFRANMYDGSALVLYALRQDIGRPAFERLEAAWVDRHRDGTATTADFVRLASEISGRDLRDFFQAWLYEEKTPPMPGHPDWKQTPAEKGTAKASAKAHGE, encoded by the coding sequence ATGCTGCACACCCCTCACTCCCCGACTCCGCGAACCCGCGCACGCGCCCGGCGCCGGCTCAGGGCGGCCGCGCTGCTCGCCTCGGCCGTGTCCGTCTGCCTGGTCGCCGCGAGCGCCCCGCCGGCTCCGCTGGGTGTCGGCGACCGCCTCTTCCCGCACCTGGGCAACCCCGGCTACGACGTGGCGGCGTACGACCTCTCCTTCACCTACTCCGGCGACAACAGCAAGCCGCTGAAGGCCGTCACCACCATCGAGGCCCGCACGACGGCGGACCTGGACCGGGTCAACCTCGACTTCGCCCACGGCCGGGTCGACTCCGTCGATGTCGACGGCGAGCCCGCCGGCTTCACCACCGCCGGCGAGGACCTCGTCGTCACGCCCGAGGACGCGCTCGACGAGGGGGAGTGGACCCGGATCACCGTGCGGCACACCAGCGACCCCGTCTACCCCGAGGACCGCCAGGGCGGCTGGGTGCGCACCGCCGACGGACTCGCCATGGCCAACCAGGCCGACGTCGCCCACCTGGTGTTCCCCTGCAACGACCACCCCTCCGACAAGGCCCGGTTCACCTTCCACGTCACCGCCCCCGACGGACTCACCGCCGTCGCGAACGGACTGCCGACGGACGTGGACCGGACCGGTGGAACCACCACCTGGACCTACCGCAGCCCGCACCCCATGGCCACCGAACTGGCCCAGGTCTCGATCGGCCGCTCCACGGTGCTGCACCGCACCGGCCCGCACGGGCTGCCCCTCCGAGACGTCGTGCCGACGAAGCACCGCACGGCGCTGGAACCCTGGCTGAAGAAGACCCCGGAGCAGATCGCCTGGATGGAGAAGAAGGTCGGGCGCTACCCCTTCGAGACGTACGGCCTGCTCATGGCCGACGCCACCACCGGCTTCGAACTGGAGACCCAGACGCTCTCCCTCTTCGAGCGGGAGCTGTTCACCGAGCCCGCCTACCCGCAGTGGTACGTCGAGGCGATCATGGTCCACGAGCTGGCCCACCAGTGGTTCGGCGACAGCGTCAGCCCGGCCACCTGGTCCGACCTGTGGCTCAACGAAGGGCACGCCACCTGGTACGAGGCGCTGTACGCCGAGGAGACCGCGGAGAAGCCCATGGCGGCACGGATGAAGGCCGCCTACGGCGCCTCCGACCGCTGGCGCACCGCGGGCGGACCGCCCGCGGCCCCCAAGCCGCCGAAGAACGGCAGCAAGACCGGCATCTTCCGCGCCAACATGTACGACGGCTCGGCACTCGTGCTCTACGCCCTGCGCCAGGACATCGGCCGCCCGGCCTTCGAACGCCTCGAAGCCGCCTGGGTCGACCGCCACCGGGACGGCACGGCGACCACCGCCGACTTCGTCCGGCTCGCCTCGGAGATCTCCGGCCGCGACCTGCGCGACTTCTTCCAGGCCTGGCTGTACGAAGAGAAGACCCCGCCGATGCCCGGCCACCCGGACTGGAAGCAGACCCCCGCCGAGAAGGGCACCGCCAAGGCGTCGGCGAAGGCGCACGGGGAATAA
- a CDS encoding trypsin-like serine peptidase produces the protein MRSIRPSFTTRGSRRGRRGTSSAAAAVALVSALALTATACDDGDAEAGGDASASASAADDGNGGIRIPDHIKDKLKEHGIDVDEWKNGAWKNWNKDDWLREAQDFVNPIIEGLWDPDRMRDAEEPDQEVDENDISGDQGVTDPEPAPVDAEAVPAKYHDNAATAGKLLFDSPKGSMVCSATVVKDPAHPGKSNMVWTAGHCVHAGKSGGWYRNIAFVPSYNDADMSVEELQTATKEEVAPYGVWWGDWAQTSDQWIEQGGATGGDGASYDFAVIHVTPEEGSGGKSLEETVGSALPVDFDAPAVPEVESMKAIGYPAAPPYDGQKLYQCQDKPGRLSINASDPTMYRIGCTMTGGSSGGGWVAAGSDGKPALVSNTSIGPVTAGWLAGPRLGKEAEGVFDSVSGKFAK, from the coding sequence ATGCGATCCATACGTCCGTCGTTCACCACGCGCGGGTCCAGGCGCGGACGGCGCGGAACCTCCTCGGCGGCCGCCGCCGTGGCGCTCGTCTCCGCGCTCGCCCTCACCGCCACGGCGTGCGACGACGGCGACGCCGAGGCGGGCGGCGACGCCTCGGCCTCCGCATCCGCCGCGGACGACGGCAACGGCGGGATCCGGATCCCGGACCACATCAAGGACAAGCTCAAGGAACACGGGATCGACGTCGACGAGTGGAAGAACGGGGCCTGGAAGAACTGGAACAAGGACGACTGGCTGCGCGAGGCGCAGGACTTCGTCAACCCGATCATCGAGGGCCTGTGGGACCCGGACCGGATGCGGGACGCCGAGGAGCCGGACCAGGAAGTCGACGAGAACGACATCTCCGGTGACCAGGGCGTCACCGATCCGGAGCCCGCGCCCGTCGACGCGGAGGCCGTGCCGGCCAAGTACCACGACAACGCCGCCACGGCCGGCAAGCTCCTCTTCGACTCCCCCAAGGGCTCGATGGTCTGCTCGGCGACGGTCGTGAAGGACCCGGCCCACCCCGGGAAGTCCAACATGGTGTGGACGGCGGGTCACTGCGTGCACGCCGGCAAGAGCGGCGGCTGGTACCGCAACATCGCCTTCGTCCCGTCGTACAACGACGCGGACATGTCGGTCGAGGAACTGCAGACCGCCACCAAGGAGGAGGTGGCCCCCTACGGCGTGTGGTGGGGGGACTGGGCGCAGACCTCGGACCAGTGGATCGAGCAGGGGGGCGCCACGGGCGGTGACGGCGCCTCGTACGACTTCGCCGTGATCCATGTGACGCCGGAGGAGGGCAGCGGCGGCAAGTCGCTGGAGGAGACGGTCGGCTCGGCACTGCCGGTGGACTTCGACGCGCCCGCCGTGCCGGAGGTCGAGAGCATGAAGGCGATCGGCTACCCGGCCGCCCCGCCGTACGACGGGCAGAAGCTGTACCAGTGCCAGGACAAGCCCGGACGGCTGTCGATCAACGCCTCCGACCCGACGATGTACCGCATCGGCTGCACCATGACCGGCGGTTCGTCCGGCGGTGGCTGGGTCGCGGCCGGTTCCGACGGCAAGCCCGCGCTGGTCTCCAACACCTCGATCGGCCCGGTGACGGCCGGTTGGCTGGCCGGCCCGCGCCTCGGCAAGGAGGCCGAGGGCGTGTTCGACTCGGTGAGCGGCAAGTTCGCCAAGTAG
- the hflX gene encoding GTPase HflX, with protein MTSSSSPSQDTKRLAQTYPEGLRADALMEEDVAWSHKNESQWDGEQFDRSDRAALRRVAGLSTELEDVTEVEYRQLRLERVVLVGVWTSGTVRDAENSLAELAALAETAGALVLDGVVQRRDKPDAATYIGSGKAEELRDVVLDTGADTVICDGELSPGQLIHLEDVVKVKVIDRTALILDIFAQHAKSREGKAQVALAQMQYMLPRLRGWGQSLSRQMGGGKGGGLATRGPGETKIETDRRRIREKMAKMRREIAEMKTGREIKRQERKRHKVPSVAIAGYTNAGKSSLLNRLTGAGVLVENALFATLDPTVRRAETPSGRLYTLADTVGFVRHLPHHLVEAFRSTMEEVGESDLILHVVDGSHPVPEEQLAAVREVIRDVGATDVPEIVVINKADMADPLVLQRLMRVEKRSIAVSARTGRNIDQLLALIDNELPRPSVEIEALVPYTHGKLVARAHDEGEVISEEHTPEGTLLKVRVHEELAAELTPYVPAPLA; from the coding sequence ATGACCTCCTCTTCTTCCCCCTCCCAGGACACCAAGCGTCTCGCGCAGACCTACCCCGAGGGCCTTCGGGCCGATGCCCTGATGGAAGAGGACGTCGCCTGGAGCCACAAGAACGAGTCCCAGTGGGACGGCGAGCAGTTCGACCGCTCCGACCGCGCGGCCCTGCGCCGCGTGGCGGGCCTGTCCACCGAGCTCGAGGACGTCACCGAGGTCGAGTACCGCCAGCTCCGCTTGGAGCGGGTCGTCCTCGTCGGCGTCTGGACGTCGGGCACCGTGCGGGACGCGGAGAACTCGCTGGCCGAACTGGCCGCCCTCGCGGAGACGGCGGGCGCCCTCGTCCTCGACGGCGTCGTCCAGCGCCGCGACAAGCCCGACGCCGCCACCTACATCGGCTCCGGCAAGGCCGAGGAGCTGCGGGACGTCGTCCTCGACACGGGCGCGGACACCGTCATCTGCGACGGTGAGCTGAGCCCGGGGCAGCTGATCCACCTCGAGGACGTCGTCAAGGTCAAGGTCATCGACCGCACGGCCCTGATCCTCGACATCTTCGCCCAGCACGCCAAGTCCCGAGAGGGCAAGGCGCAGGTCGCGCTCGCGCAGATGCAGTACATGCTGCCGAGGCTGCGCGGCTGGGGCCAGTCGCTGTCCCGGCAGATGGGCGGCGGCAAGGGCGGCGGCCTCGCCACCCGCGGCCCCGGTGAGACCAAGATCGAGACGGACCGGCGGCGGATCCGCGAGAAGATGGCGAAGATGCGCCGGGAGATCGCGGAGATGAAGACCGGCCGCGAGATCAAGCGCCAGGAGCGCAAGCGCCACAAGGTGCCCTCCGTCGCCATCGCGGGCTACACCAACGCCGGCAAGTCCTCTCTGCTCAACCGCCTCACCGGCGCGGGCGTGCTGGTGGAGAACGCGCTGTTCGCCACCCTCGACCCGACGGTGCGCCGCGCGGAGACCCCCAGCGGCCGCCTGTACACCCTGGCGGACACCGTCGGCTTCGTCCGGCACCTGCCGCACCACCTGGTCGAGGCGTTCCGCTCCACGATGGAGGAGGTCGGCGAGTCCGACCTGATCCTGCACGTGGTCGACGGTTCGCACCCCGTCCCGGAGGAGCAGCTGGCCGCCGTGCGTGAGGTGATCAGGGACGTCGGCGCCACCGACGTGCCCGAGATCGTCGTGATCAACAAGGCCGACATGGCCGACCCGTTGGTGCTCCAGCGGCTGATGCGGGTCGAGAAGCGGTCCATCGCCGTCTCGGCGCGCACCGGCCGGAACATCGACCAGTTGCTCGCGCTGATCGACAACGAGCTGCCGCGTCCCTCGGTCGAGATCGAGGCGCTCGTGCCGTACACCCACGGCAAGCTGGTCGCCCGCGCCCACGACGAGGGCGAGGTGATCTCCGAGGAGCACACCCCGGAGGGCACCCTGCTCAAGGTCCGGGTGCACGAGGAACTGGCGGCGGAGCTCACGCCGTACGTTCCGGCGCCGCTCGCCTGA